In the genome of Opitutia bacterium KCR 482, one region contains:
- a CDS encoding DNA translocase FtsK 4TM domain-containing protein, with protein sequence MAKIKRGAKLGDIVGRRHPVAAAAMIILGALIGLSMLDFASGQEIFFKPYFEPFIASTQSAGANICGKFGATFCTATFLLLGGAAYMIPVYLIWLGAMCFKRSAAAVSKGVLAASLAGLLLFSVLWSVIQAAVDGAQSASFPSGLGGKFGALVFDNLLRQFLNITGSGILVGTLYMACVVFVFVESPAEAAKELVGAAKAAPSHLWKLAKFALAAAAWLPKKLLSRRQTDDEDEAPLPRRKKMAAKAKRAAEAEAQSAQKADEIRAAQAEQPADGQPEERAEADTLAAPEEKKPAEPAQPEEKPVPNAGVEIDAPISDFSSRFDDDETDGKFFDDFEREFEQTSAEPASAERQSDDASEQPAVEAAAQNSETQPAAEAQKSGGAIDLTHVRAEQQSRPEPAAEESAPTIDVVRFKEEKVEFAKEETTKNGYVFPSIDLLAEPQDKDDLPEEDYDSRIAEIVNVIGSFGVKVLPDHAYPGPVITRYEVKPAAGVKISRIANLEDDITAGIKAQKVRIIAPVPGRGTVGIEVPNIHRQNVSLREVLQSKQWRDNKFEIPLALGKDAVGEPIVANLKKMTHALIAGSTNSGKSVCINTIIVSMLYKMTPEDLRLIMIDPKMVELQGYNSVPHMLIPVVSDVKKAAAALKWLTAEMMRRYQIFNKTGVRNIDGFNAKILKDKEQMRESEREFAALSPEERQAAIAAKEEGLDENVEIPKEKLPYIVCIIDELADLMSVVGKEVESYIARITQLARAAGIHMIIATQRPDVKVITGLIKNNLPTRIAFKVTSQIDSRTILDRKGAESLIGWGDMLFLNNGTSDPVRAQGAYLSDGEIEAIVEALKVNGEPQYAEDVQSEIDSATDEEDDAGDGGEFGDPMIAKAVGIIRETKKTSISFLQRKLGVGYNRAANIVEELEQRGLIGPDKGQGQRDIFL encoded by the coding sequence ATGGCGAAAATCAAAAGAGGCGCAAAACTCGGCGACATCGTCGGGCGCAGACACCCCGTCGCGGCGGCGGCGATGATTATCCTCGGCGCGTTAATCGGGCTTTCAATGCTCGACTTCGCGTCGGGGCAGGAGATTTTTTTCAAACCCTATTTCGAGCCGTTCATCGCCTCCACACAAAGCGCGGGCGCAAACATCTGCGGCAAATTCGGCGCGACATTCTGCACGGCGACATTCCTGCTTCTCGGAGGCGCGGCGTACATGATTCCCGTCTACCTGATTTGGCTCGGCGCAATGTGTTTCAAGCGCAGCGCGGCGGCGGTCTCGAAAGGCGTGCTTGCGGCGTCGCTTGCGGGGCTGCTGCTGTTTTCGGTGCTGTGGTCGGTAATTCAGGCGGCGGTTGACGGAGCACAGTCGGCGTCGTTTCCGTCGGGCTTGGGCGGCAAATTCGGCGCGCTCGTGTTCGACAACCTGCTCAGGCAATTTCTCAACATAACGGGAAGCGGAATACTTGTGGGCACGCTCTATATGGCGTGCGTCGTATTCGTGTTTGTGGAAAGTCCCGCGGAGGCGGCGAAAGAGCTTGTCGGAGCGGCAAAGGCTGCGCCGTCGCACCTCTGGAAGCTCGCAAAATTCGCGTTGGCGGCGGCCGCGTGGCTGCCGAAAAAACTGCTCTCGCGCAGACAGACCGACGACGAGGACGAAGCCCCCCTGCCCCGCCGCAAAAAAATGGCGGCAAAGGCAAAACGCGCCGCAGAAGCCGAGGCGCAGTCGGCGCAAAAGGCGGACGAAATCCGCGCCGCGCAAGCCGAACAACCCGCCGACGGACAACCCGAAGAGCGGGCGGAAGCCGACACTCTCGCCGCGCCCGAAGAGAAAAAACCCGCCGAACCCGCACAGCCCGAAGAAAAGCCCGTCCCCAACGCGGGCGTAGAAATAGACGCGCCTATTAGCGACTTCTCCTCCCGCTTTGACGACGACGAAACCGACGGAAAATTCTTCGACGACTTTGAAAGGGAATTCGAGCAGACTTCCGCCGAACCCGCGTCCGCCGAACGGCAGTCGGACGACGCGTCCGAACAGCCCGCCGTTGAAGCGGCGGCGCAAAATTCCGAAACACAGCCCGCCGCCGAAGCGCAAAAATCGGGCGGCGCAATAGATTTAACGCACGTCCGCGCCGAGCAGCAAAGCCGCCCCGAGCCAGCTGCGGAGGAATCCGCGCCGACAATAGACGTCGTGCGCTTCAAGGAGGAAAAAGTGGAATTTGCAAAAGAGGAAACCACTAAAAACGGCTACGTCTTCCCGTCGATTGACCTCCTCGCCGAGCCGCAGGACAAGGACGACCTACCCGAAGAAGACTACGACTCGCGCATTGCCGAAATCGTCAACGTAATCGGCTCGTTCGGCGTGAAAGTCCTGCCCGACCACGCCTACCCCGGCCCCGTCATCACGCGCTACGAAGTAAAGCCCGCCGCGGGGGTCAAAATTAGCAGAATCGCGAACCTCGAAGACGACATCACCGCGGGAATCAAGGCGCAGAAAGTAAGAATCATCGCCCCCGTTCCCGGTCGCGGCACGGTCGGCATAGAAGTTCCGAACATTCACAGGCAAAACGTTTCACTGCGCGAGGTTCTGCAATCGAAGCAGTGGCGCGACAACAAGTTCGAAATTCCGCTCGCGCTCGGCAAGGACGCCGTGGGCGAGCCGATTGTCGCAAACCTCAAAAAAATGACGCACGCGCTCATCGCGGGCTCTACAAATTCGGGCAAAAGCGTCTGTATCAACACAATCATAGTATCAATGCTCTACAAAATGACGCCCGAAGACCTGCGCCTGATTATGATTGACCCAAAAATGGTCGAGTTGCAGGGCTACAACTCCGTGCCCCACATGCTCATTCCCGTAGTTAGCGACGTCAAAAAGGCGGCGGCCGCGCTAAAATGGCTAACCGCCGAAATGATGCGCCGATACCAGATTTTCAATAAAACGGGAGTGCGCAACATCGACGGCTTCAACGCGAAAATCCTCAAAGACAAGGAGCAAATGCGCGAATCCGAACGAGAGTTCGCCGCGCTCTCCCCCGAAGAGCGTCAGGCGGCAATCGCCGCCAAAGAGGAGGGCTTGGACGAAAACGTCGAAATCCCGAAAGAAAAACTGCCGTACATCGTCTGCATTATAGACGAGCTTGCCGACCTTATGAGCGTAGTCGGCAAAGAGGTGGAATCGTACATCGCCCGAATCACGCAGTTGGCGCGGGCGGCGGGCATACACATGATTATCGCAACGCAACGCCCCGACGTAAAGGTCATCACGGGGCTGATAAAAAACAACCTCCCCACGCGAATCGCCTTTAAAGTTACATCGCAGATAGACAGCCGCACGATTCTCGACCGCAAGGGCGCGGAATCGCTCATCGGCTGGGGCGACATGCTCTTCCTCAACAACGGCACGTCCGACCCCGTCCGCGCGCAGGGAGCGTACCTTTCCGACGGCGAAATAGAGGCGATAGTGGAGGCGTTGAAGGTGAACGGAGAGCCGCAGTACGCCGAAGACGTGCAGTCGGAAATCGACAGCGCGACCGACGAAGAAGACGACGCGGGCGACGGCGGCGAATTCGGCGACCCCATGATAGCAAAGGCGGTCGGCATAATCCGCGAGACGAAGAAGACGAGCATTTCGTTCCTGCAACGCAAGCTCGGCGTGGGCTACAACCGCGCCGCAAACATCGTCGAGGAATTGGAGCAGCGAGGACTTATCGGGCCCGACAAGGGGCAGGGGCAGCGCGACATATTTCTATAA
- a CDS encoding DNA repair protein RecN, which produces MIEYLKISNLALLEEARIEFAGGFTAITGETGAGKSVMLGALSLLAGNRCGREIVRNGADACRVEALLTFPDTSEIDAFLESNGIQKCDDNSLVLARVISREKAGRAGVNGTLAPLSALAELGRMWIDFHGPREPQKLFSAKNQLEMLDNYAGDKADRDEYLLLYRERAKILGEIDALKNSKKLSPDEIEYLKSQIEAIDAVNPTDEAVAELERASKVAEMASEIVEKSNAVYGLLEGENGASEQLAQANRLASDLDGAGDDAAALSQRLANAAVELSDIAEEYARLARSCDMSEEEIAAVREKMSDWLTLSRKYGATPEAVREARAEMARKIEMQSDVGASIKRLESREAEILAKLAPLAKSVMETRKKGAEKLSKEAAKVLGRLGFKKAEFGIAVSPDPEPSPNCGSSCEFEFAANAGQPKYTLAKIASSGEIARVMLALKTVLAQADGTPVLVFDEVDANVGGEIGAEVGKELEKLSENRQVFCITHLPQVAARAHNHLLVQKTQTADSTSVSITPIGGDETLRVSELARMLGDRNSESALAHARKLLNI; this is translated from the coding sequence ATGATAGAGTATTTGAAGATTTCAAACCTCGCGCTACTAGAAGAGGCGCGAATCGAATTTGCGGGCGGATTCACCGCGATTACGGGCGAAACGGGCGCGGGCAAAAGCGTCATGCTCGGCGCGTTGTCGCTGCTTGCGGGCAACAGGTGCGGGCGCGAAATCGTAAGGAACGGCGCGGACGCCTGCCGCGTGGAAGCCCTGCTAACATTCCCCGACACATCAGAAATCGACGCGTTCCTCGAAAGCAACGGAATACAGAAATGCGACGACAACTCGCTTGTCCTAGCCCGCGTAATCAGCCGCGAAAAGGCGGGGCGGGCGGGCGTCAACGGGACACTCGCGCCGCTGTCGGCGCTGGCGGAGCTAGGTCGCATGTGGATAGACTTCCACGGGCCGCGCGAGCCGCAAAAGCTTTTCTCGGCAAAAAACCAGCTCGAAATGCTCGACAACTACGCCGGCGACAAAGCCGACCGCGACGAATACCTTTTATTATATAGAGAGCGCGCGAAAATTCTCGGCGAAATAGACGCGCTCAAAAATTCGAAAAAGCTTTCGCCCGACGAAATCGAATACCTCAAAAGCCAAATAGAGGCGATTGACGCCGTGAACCCCACCGACGAAGCGGTGGCGGAGCTTGAACGGGCGTCGAAAGTCGCGGAAATGGCGAGCGAAATCGTCGAGAAATCGAACGCCGTCTACGGGCTTTTGGAGGGCGAAAACGGCGCGTCCGAGCAGCTCGCGCAGGCGAACAGGCTTGCGTCAGACCTCGACGGCGCGGGCGACGATGCCGCCGCCCTCTCTCAGAGGCTCGCAAACGCGGCGGTGGAGCTTTCGGACATCGCGGAGGAATACGCGCGGCTTGCGCGTTCGTGCGACATGTCGGAGGAGGAAATCGCCGCAGTGCGCGAAAAAATGTCCGACTGGCTTACGCTCTCGCGCAAATACGGCGCGACGCCCGAAGCCGTGCGCGAAGCGCGGGCTGAAATGGCGCGGAAAATCGAAATGCAGTCCGACGTGGGGGCTTCGATAAAAAGGCTCGAATCGCGCGAAGCCGAAATTCTCGCAAAGCTTGCGCCGCTTGCAAAATCCGTAATGGAGACGCGCAAAAAGGGCGCGGAAAAACTTTCGAAAGAGGCGGCAAAAGTCCTCGGAAGGCTCGGCTTCAAAAAGGCGGAATTCGGAATCGCGGTATCGCCCGACCCCGAACCGTCGCCGAACTGCGGAAGCTCTTGCGAATTCGAATTCGCGGCGAACGCGGGACAGCCCAAATATACGCTCGCGAAAATCGCCTCGAGCGGCGAAATCGCCCGCGTAATGCTCGCGCTCAAAACCGTGCTCGCGCAGGCGGACGGAACGCCTGTGCTCGTGTTCGACGAAGTAGACGCGAACGTCGGCGGGGAAATCGGCGCGGAAGTCGGGAAGGAGCTTGAAAAGCTCTCCGAAAACAGGCAGGTTTTCTGCATTACACACCTGCCGCAGGTTGCGGCGCGGGCGCACAACCACCTGCTTGTGCAAAAAACGCAGACGGCTGACTCCACAAGCGTTTCGATAACACCCATCGGCGGCGACGAAACGCTCAGGGTTTCGGAGCTTGCGAGAATGCTCGGCGACAGAAACTCGGAATCGGCGTTGGCGCACGCGAGGAAACTTTTAAACATTTAA
- a CDS encoding bifunctional UDP-3-O-[3-hydroxymyristoyl] N-acetylglucosamine deacetylase/3-hydroxyacyl-ACP dehydratase, producing the protein MKQRTILREASISGTGLHSAAEVTLTLKPAPENTGIVFRRKDIYSKPELRPHISHISQDLVRNTGVSEGHVKLHTIEHVVSALNGMNVDNCYVEMNADEPPILDGSAKLFVNLIQQAEPVEQDAEREEFALVEPVSVSDGNRSIIALPYDGLKITCTSADDRGIHTQHLSIDIDPETYQAAIAPARTFTIYEDIEPLLKMGKIQGGSLDSAIVIKGNKILSKEPLRYQDEFVRHKILDIIGDIALLGVKLKAHIVAVRPGHALNAKLTEKIYKQMESLKNAPKKPAKQVSAADSEHHKIFTEATLDARRILELLPHRYPFVLIDRITETRGNTELTAIKNVTLNEQFFQGHFPGNPVMPGVLQLEAMAQAAGILMLRQIDGEDKLAFFMSADKVKFRRAVKPGDQLQIDVKITKNRDGKIACAEGTCKVAGKVVSSADLMFAIMDAADAP; encoded by the coding sequence ATGAAACAACGGACCATTCTTAGAGAAGCTTCAATCAGCGGCACGGGGTTGCACAGCGCCGCCGAAGTGACATTGACTCTCAAACCAGCTCCCGAAAATACGGGGATAGTTTTCAGACGCAAAGACATCTATTCGAAACCGGAGCTGCGTCCGCACATTTCGCACATCTCGCAGGACTTGGTCAGAAACACGGGCGTTTCGGAGGGGCACGTAAAACTGCATACAATCGAGCACGTCGTGAGCGCGCTCAACGGCATGAACGTTGACAACTGCTATGTTGAAATGAACGCCGACGAACCCCCGATTCTCGACGGCTCGGCAAAGCTTTTCGTAAACCTTATCCAGCAGGCGGAACCCGTGGAGCAGGACGCCGAGCGCGAGGAGTTCGCGCTTGTCGAGCCGGTTTCCGTTTCCGACGGCAACCGTTCGATTATCGCGCTTCCCTACGACGGCCTCAAAATCACCTGCACCTCAGCCGACGACAGGGGTATTCACACCCAGCACCTTTCAATCGACATAGACCCCGAAACATATCAGGCGGCAATCGCGCCCGCACGCACGTTCACGATTTACGAGGACATCGAACCCCTCCTGAAAATGGGGAAAATTCAGGGCGGAAGTCTCGATTCGGCAATCGTCATCAAGGGCAACAAAATTCTCTCGAAAGAGCCGCTCCGCTATCAGGACGAGTTCGTGCGCCACAAGATTTTGGACATCATAGGCGACATCGCGCTTCTCGGCGTGAAGTTGAAGGCTCACATCGTGGCGGTCCGCCCGGGGCACGCGCTCAACGCAAAGCTCACGGAGAAAATCTACAAGCAGATGGAGTCTCTCAAAAACGCCCCGAAAAAGCCCGCAAAGCAGGTTTCGGCGGCGGATTCGGAGCACCACAAAATCTTTACCGAGGCTACTCTCGACGCCCGCAGAATCCTCGAACTTCTGCCGCACAGGTATCCGTTCGTTCTCATCGACCGCATTACCGAAACGCGCGGAAATACGGAGCTTACGGCAATCAAAAACGTAACGCTCAACGAGCAGTTCTTTCAGGGGCACTTCCCGGGGAATCCCGTAATGCCGGGGGTCTTGCAGCTTGAAGCAATGGCGCAGGCTGCGGGCATTCTAATGCTCAGGCAAATCGACGGGGAGGACAAACTTGCGTTCTTCATGAGCGCGGACAAAGTCAAGTTCCGCAGGGCGGTAAAACCGGGCGACCAGCTCCAAATAGACGTGAAAATTACGAAAAACCGCGACGGGAAAATCGCATGCGCCGAGGGCACTTGCAAAGTCGCGGGGAAGGTGGTTTCGTCGGCGGATTTGATGTTCGCAATCATGGACGCCGCGGACGCGCCGTAA